From the genome of Azospirillum fermentarium:
CTTCTGCCTGGACATGCACGCCAAGCACGCCCGCCAGGACGGGCTGAGCGAGCAGTGGATCACCCTGATCCCCGCCTGGCACGAGGCGCGCGTCTATTCCGACAAGGAGCGCGCGGTGCTGGCCTGGACCGACGCGGTGACGCTGGTCGCCCAGACCCGCGTCCCCGACGCGGATTTCCAGGCCATGCGCGCCCAGTTCTCCGACGAGGAGATCACCAAGATCACCGCGGCCATCGGCCTCATCAACGTGTGGAACCGGCTGGCGGTGAGTGCGCGCATGTCGCACCCGCTGGAACCGTCCGCCCAGGCCGCCTGACCG
Proteins encoded in this window:
- a CDS encoding carboxymuconolactone decarboxylase family protein, giving the protein MQTRFNPFTASPETYNAVLALNTYITEESGLPRSLIHLIKLRASVINGCTFCLDMHAKHARQDGLSEQWITLIPAWHEARVYSDKERAVLAWTDAVTLVAQTRVPDADFQAMRAQFSDEEITKITAAIGLINVWNRLAVSARMSHPLEPSAQAA